Below is a window of Perca fluviatilis chromosome 6, GENO_Pfluv_1.0, whole genome shotgun sequence DNA.
gcaggttgTGAGGAATCATGAGCTTGTGGGTCAGGTCAGCCTTGAACAGCTACAAGCAAGGGTTGATAGGATGCCGGTAGAGGAACCTTCGTCTAACTTGGAGCACCACTACAATGTCAGTGAGGATGTAGAAACAGAAGAGCCTGTCACTGACTGTGATGAAGTTCCACATGAGACGCAAGATCAGGTAGAGGAACCTTCGTCTAACTTGGAGCACCACGACAATGTCAGTGAGGATGTAGAAACGGAAGAGtttggccccccccccccccccgtcacCGATGTGATAAGCCacccaaacacccccccccccccccccaaaaagggGAGAAAATTTTGCTACAGAGCAAAGAAGCATATCAGAAAAAAGGTCAGGacagaaggaaagaagaaagccCTTCCAAGAGCTTGGTGTCGGACCTTCAGTATGAAAACACAAAACCAAACGCTTCTGTCCAAGAGAAGCATGAGCAAGAACCACAAGAACAAGATGTTATGGTCTTGCCAGCACAACCAGATATTGAGGACAGCAGCATAATGTTCACACAACAAAAGGTGGAGGTAGCTGAGAAGAGCTCACCAACATTTGGTATAATAGCTGAAAAAGTACAGGCCCACAAGCTACATAATAAAAATCTGGAGCATAAAACGTTGAACATCGAGGCTAGGGTAGAAGACGATATACTTCGTAATATCCGACTGCTGGATGAGGATGGCAGaatcaacaacacacacaagaaggCAGATCAGGATAGAACGGTTAAGACAGAGGACATTGAGACTGATGTTGTAGATCATGTTCGAAATGAGATGATATTACTGGATGAAAAGGGCAGCATCACTTTGGCCCACAACCCAAAAAATCAAGTTAATACGGAGGTAATTTCAGCCTTTGCAAAGAAAGAACATATACAAGCAAATAACAGCAGGGCTCAAGAAAGTTTTACAGTTAAAAGGCATTTGCTAACCCCTCCGCCCACCAGTGAACTACATATGATAGGGCATAATGAGAGCTTAGGTGTCTCATTTACAAACTGCAAAAAAGAACAACCACACAATCTGATAATCAGTAAGGAGGTAAGAGACCCCTATCAAGAAATGCCTGTACTTGAGAATGAATATCTCAAAGAAGAAATGCGGCCTCGTGGTTGTTGCAAGATGGAAGATCAGATTGATCATCTAAAACGAAATCAGGACAAAGAAGATGAGATGATCACTGAAGACGATGAGAACAAATGCCCAAATCAGAAACATGAAGGTGACGCGATGAGGGAAGCTGGGAATCCACATGTGCCCAAAGGTAAGATACTAAATTGATCCCAATTAGTCTAAATAAATGCACACCAAAGGGCAACAGGTCCAGCACCTGCACCCATTGTTTTCGCCCGCACTCCAGTGATGTCTTGACACAatgtacaaaatgaaaaataaaaagttacaaTACTTAGAGCCCAATATGATGTCATcagattgcttgttttgtctgaccaacagtccaaagatattttgtttacaatcatgttaaaaacagaaaaccaTCAAATGATCACAGTGGAAGAGCAAGAACTAGTCagtagttttttgttgttgttgttgtttggataGTGTCTGAAACAATGAatttattatcaaaatagttacaGAATAATTTACTGTTGATCGATTAATCTACTTATCTTTTTAAGCTCCAGCATCATCTCCAGAGAAAAGCAACACTTTAGCCACATTTGCTCCTGGTATCAATCAACATACTGCCTAACCTACCAGAACGACTTCTTATGTCTGTGTGATGCGTCTAGTGTATGATACAAGAGTTGTTTGACATCCCTTAAATGATAGAATCTAATTGTATGTAGTATCTTTTAGACATATAAAACAAAAGACATTCCTGCATACAGTAAACGCGTTGACCGTCGAGCCATTCATTTCAGCAGTagctggggggggggttaagaaAGGGGAACACTTATAGCATCACACAGTTGATGATTTACTTTTGCCTCAGTTGTAAATGTGCTTACATTTAACTAGGGAATTTGATTATTTAGATTTTTGGCatcaacgtttttttgtttcaCAGGACCACTAAACACTAGTGGCCTCACCATGTAGAAAGCATGAAGGACAGTATGTGAGTGAACATGGTTACAACATAATCTGGAAATCCCCTTTTTGATCATTTTGATCAATGCCAGTCATCAGTCAAGCTTTTAAGCAAAAATGTGAAACATTTGCAGGTTTCAGTTTTTTCAAATGTgaggttttttttcttgcttttctCCATTTGATATTGcggtaaagtgtgtgtgtgtgtgtgtgtgtgtgtgtgtgtgtgtgtgtgtgtgtgtgtgtgtgtgtgtgtgtgtgtgtgtgtgtgtgtgtgtgtgtgtgtgtgtgtgtgtgtgtgtgtgtgtgtgtgtgtgtgtgtgtgtgtgtgtgtgtgtgtgtgttttaagataATGTTTTTGGGGCTGTTCCgcctttttaattttaataggacagctaggcgagaaaggggagagagagagggggaagacatgcatggtatcgtcacaggtcggattcgaaccctggacctctgcgtcgaggcataaacctcagtatatgtgcgcccgctctacccacttgaaccaacccggccacacataAATTGAATATGTTTGAGCCAAAAACAAGCAGTTTGAAGATGTCATCTTTGCTTCCTAGAAATTGTGATTGGCATTTCTTAATATTTTCAGAAATTTGATAGATCAAATGATTAAGCCTGAGCTAATGTCTCTTGTTCTCCAGGTGCACTCACAGTCACGGATGGAGCTGGTGAAGTCCTGTGCCCAGCGGTTACTGAAGACAAACTGTTTACCTGTGAGTTTTGTGGACGAAACCTCATGAACGGCTCTGAACTGCAGCGTCACATCATGCGACATGGAATATAACGTTTTTCTTTGTTATGGATGGATTTTTGGTGTGGGATGGGAAGCTAGATTTGACTTTTGAATAAACCATCCTCTACTCTCTAACTGTACTCTGTAAATATGGATAACCTGGTTACAAACtaatttttcatgttttgtagATTTTAAACCTTTTCTAATAAAACGTTTTTATTGTAAAGCTGCTATGTAGGATTTAATTTGTTGTGTTCAGCAAATACAACTTTAGAGCCAAGATGGTTGATCTTATTTAgatgatttctttgtttaaatatcatGTATATTCATGGATAATTAATGCAAAgatcctcttttttttgttcatgttttgtgAAAGGAGATGTTAATCATTCATACTGTAAAACATGCAAAGAACTTTACACTGAACTCTTGTTATATACATCCATTATATATAAACCATCCTCAAAACCACTGTATGTGGAAATGCTTCTGCTGCCTTCAGGTACTGTTGGGTATTTGAATACAAATTGTTGTGTACTTCGCCAGTGTTTATATCTACGTTCGCCAGTGAGCGAGTTTCACTAGTACAAAAAATAAaggtatttgtttattattccatGTAAAATAAAGAACTTTCTATTtacttttaatctttttttatatatataatttactttaaatgtaaataaactgaAAGTGTGATTGATACAATGTGTCTTTTCCTGTAATCATTCTGCTGGTGAGACAGACAATGTTAACGAAGTCATCGCTACTGTAGAACTAATGTTTGTAATAAATGTGTCAGCACAGTGTTTCAGGTTTGTTATGCTACTTCTGATGTTAATctcaataaaacattttttaagaaaataagtAAGAACGCCTGGCTTGGGCGAACTTGAACTGATAGCAATTTACATAGGATGTTTAACAAGGTATGAAAAGGAAATGCTATCTGACCAAATTATGGAGCAACTGTCTTAGAGCTCAGGTTACAGATGGGTCCAACGGTAGACTTGAGCAATCGGGCCAACGAGGACAACACATGATGAACGAGTGGAAACGCCAAAATACGAGTTTACGAAGATCACCTGAAGGCAGCATTTTCGTCTCAATGCGCTGGTGGTTACGACACATCTTATCCAAATGTAAGAGGACACCGCTTCCTGGTGTGGACGTATTTATAACAATGgacagatgagagagagagagaaagtatgCTCGAGTCGGGTAAGTCCTCGGTGTGATCTGTTCTGATTTCTTTAACCTACGAGTCTGCGGATGTAGTGTATATATTCAGTGTCCAAGAAGAGGTGATGCTGATAATGAGTAGCCTACTCTGCGGAGGGAACTAGCTAACTTGtaagaaatatgtttttatttattagatCAACAGTTTTAGGGCTGAtttcagtcatttaaaaaaaaagtgcatgtcAGTGCATTTACTGAGGAGTTAATACACGCAGGGACCAACCTTGATCTGAGCATTTGTTCCAGTtgtttcctccttcctccttgtGCTACACCTTTTTACTCTCTTCCTTAATGGCTTATAAAAAGAAGATTGAGACTGTAGCTGATTGCAACTTCACTGGCATAACTTTACATCTACTTTTGTAAACTACTCATGTTTATGTTTGTATTAAGATCTGCTCATTCATCTGCAAATTACTAACACACTGTCTGTAGTAATGctttattaaaacaaatcctagggtttgttatatttttataaagtaACTTGAGTGACATGTAACTGAAAATTCATAGGAAGTTAACTGGAAATAACTTTATGTGGTGCTAATTATAGAGAAAATTAAAACACTTCCAGTCAGTTCCAATAAATAACCTGCAGTGCACAACACGCACAAATGTCAACATGTGTCTACAATCTAGCATACAATTGAACATATATGGAGAATAAAGTTTCTTATAGGCCTATAATTTAAATAGAATATTATGTACAAATACTAGCTTAACTCCAATACAGTCCGAATTATGTCCTTAAATGTCATATAATTTGgtccaaataaaataaaaattaataaaaatattaaaacatattttttcagGAAACTTGCAAGGAAATAATTAGAAAAATGACAGACCTGTTAAATTTACCTGTTTGTTATAATTGTGGTGTTTCCCCAAGGGTTTACTTGTTCCTGTTCTTTGAGATTATAAGTCAGGCTTCTAATGGCATGtttaatacactgtaaacataaTGTACTATGATTTTATTTCCATGTCAGTGCTGCTCTTCtaacaaatactgtatgtgttttatttacGAGCAGGAACAGAAGAGACACATTATTCAGTCTCAGGAATGTCAGCTGTAAACAAATCTGCAGAGGATGGCAGCACCTTCTCATCGAAGGTCATCAACATTGTGTTTATCACGCTGCTGTTGGACCTGCTCGGATTTACACTGATTCTACCTCTACTGCCTTCGATTTTGGACCATTATGCACAAACAggggttagtttttttttttaagatgattcAATCAGCCTTACTTCCTCATTTGAGTTACATTGTACATCACTTTCACCAATGGAACCAGTGTTTAGCTATAGTTTACAAAAGTAGAAACAGattttaatgtgtaaaaaaaatcaatggtgTGTTTTGAACAGATGATGTGCAGAATTTGAATGCTCTGTTGAACAAAGGAGGCTTTGTGTAAGGAATCTGTTCCATAAAAATTGCTGACTCATGCTGAATGGCCCTCTTCACTAGTGTTTGTGTTGTCCCTGTGTGATGTTGTATTTTCAGTGTTTTGTCTTGTTGGATAGGATGGCGTATACCAGTCTCTGCAGAGTGTCGTAGACTGGTTCAGGGAGGCCGTGGGGATTCCGATGGAAAAGAAATACAACAGTGTTCTGTTTGGaggtacagtagcctacactgGATTGATTTCTGATTCAATATAGCATATGTGGAGCTCGTCTTTTCGTGACAGTATGACCCATTCAAACTTTATTAATGCAAAGAAACTGAattcatttttcttcttctttcaggTCTGATCGGGTCGCTGTTTTCTCTGCTGCAGTTCCTGTCGTCACCTGTAACTGGGGCTCTGTCAGACCACTATGGCAGGCGGCCCTTGCTCATTCTTACCACAGTGAGAAAAATGCTATATTACAccactttttcatgactttaaaATATAAACCTCAGTATCCTTTCACATTAGAAGCCACTAGAGTCATTCACTTGGGACAGTTCATACTCCACTTGTGTAAGAATTCCTGCAGCTTTGACCATCAGCCCCATTTCATTCAGGTCTAATTGGGTGCCTTGTGTTCCAGTTAGGGCTGATGTCCTCCTATGCGGTCTGGGCTGTTTCCCAGAGTTTCAGCATGTTCCTTTTGTTTCGAGTAATTGGGGGCATTTGTAAGGGCAACGTCAGCCTCTGCACTGCTGTCATGGCAGACTTGCCTTGCCCGAAAGCACGGAACAGAGGAATGGTAGGCACAGACTTTCTTTTGCCATAACAGGAAGTGTGTTGTTAAAATGTGTCATCTAAAAACACCATAATGTGATTGAATGTAtgctaaaaaaatatgtaaaacaatataatgtataataagAGGCTCTGCTAGTATCTTTTATTAGGGCTCTGACCATCTAATTTCTTTGTTGTACACagtgttgtctttgtaattgTAAGTCAAACCTGATAAGATTTTAAAAAATCAGACTTTAATTTTCTCATCACCAGGCTATGATCGGCATTGCCTTCTCCCTGGGCTTCACCGTGGGACCTTTGATGGGTGCCTATTTTGCCCTCAGCTCCAGAACAACAGGAAATGTCTTCTACCAAACTCCAGCTCTGCTCGCCTTGGCCTTCAGTGCTGCTGATCTGCTCTTTATTTGGGTCATGCTGCCAGAGACACTCACAAAGGATGTCAAGGTTGGTTATGGAAACATTCACACTGCCAGCTGACAAACTGAATCACATACAGTTTTACTTAAGGTTCAGACATTTTTGTGATGCATGTTGAAGAGTTACATGGGAAGATTGAGACCACTCTCATTTCTGTACCTTGTTGTCtgtgccttgttgctgaaatttgctatacaaataaagctgccttaccTGTATTTACTGTACTTCACAGTAAATGTGAAGCTATCTAGtttagctagcttagcttagcttagcataaaggccGGAAACGGGGGTAAACAGCTTGCCTGGTTAATAGAATAGACCTAATAGcaactctaaagctcactaatacACATTGTTTGTTTAACGAAGTGTATAAACGACACATTGCTGTTTTATGTCTGGTTATGTGCCATACTACTTCTTGGCTGGCAGCAGTAACTTCTTGACAAAACTCCAGGAAGTAATTAGTAATTACACCTTTGATGGGCTGAAGCTGGGTGGAGCTATGCTGGGAATTACCTGATGTCACCAACCTTTAAGAGCTAAGAACAATAACAGTATAGTAATACAAGTAAGTAATACAAAGCTAAGAGACGAGTAAGGGAGTTGTCAATCAAGTACAGTCTGTACATGCCCATACAGAAGAGGTCTATCAGGAAACAAAAGTTTGAAACACCAGTTTGGGTGGACTATTGGTGTATGCAAGCTTTAaaacatataatataaatatgtttATAAAGAAAAGTATATACAGATGTGTATATAATTAACtatatacattgtttttttattcta
It encodes the following:
- the mfsd10 gene encoding major facilitator superfamily domain-containing protein 10 isoform X2; translated protein: MSAVNKSAEDGSTFSSKVINIVFITLLLDLLGFTLILPLLPSILDHYAQTGDGVYQSLQSVVDWFREAVGIPMEKKYNSVLFGGLIGSLFSLLQFLSSPVTGALSDHYGRRPLLILTTLGLMSSYAVWAVSQSFSMFLLFRVIGGICKGNVSLCTAVMADLPCPKARNRGMAMIGIAFSLGFTVGPLMGAYFALSSRTTGNVFYQTPALLALAFSAADLLFIWVMLPETLTKDVKASSSEFGDSRDLLNPISLFHFSALTRTKDPPPKERMQKLRALGLVYFCYLFLFSGLEFTLSFLTHQRFHFTSMQQGKMFFFIGVIMASIQGGYARRIKPGQHIRAVQVAIILLIPAFILIGLSWNITMLYIGLALYSFAAAIVVPCLSTLVSDHGSVNQKGTVMGILRSLGALARALGPVLSSSVYWIAGAQICFLLTSASFIIPLALLRTAKRLKEE
- the mfsd10 gene encoding major facilitator superfamily domain-containing protein 10 isoform X1: MLESGTEETHYSVSGMSAVNKSAEDGSTFSSKVINIVFITLLLDLLGFTLILPLLPSILDHYAQTGDGVYQSLQSVVDWFREAVGIPMEKKYNSVLFGGLIGSLFSLLQFLSSPVTGALSDHYGRRPLLILTTLGLMSSYAVWAVSQSFSMFLLFRVIGGICKGNVSLCTAVMADLPCPKARNRGMAMIGIAFSLGFTVGPLMGAYFALSSRTTGNVFYQTPALLALAFSAADLLFIWVMLPETLTKDVKASSSEFGDSRDLLNPISLFHFSALTRTKDPPPKERMQKLRALGLVYFCYLFLFSGLEFTLSFLTHQRFHFTSMQQGKMFFFIGVIMASIQGGYARRIKPGQHIRAVQVAIILLIPAFILIGLSWNITMLYIGLALYSFAAAIVVPCLSTLVSDHGSVNQKGTVMGILRSLGALARALGPVLSSSVYWIAGAQICFLLTSASFIIPLALLRTAKRLKEE